From a region of the Leucoraja erinacea ecotype New England chromosome 6, Leri_hhj_1, whole genome shotgun sequence genome:
- the LOC129697998 gene encoding uncharacterized protein LOC129697998 isoform X2 encodes MTVRAVYCSGCQMWEVMVSDGPPDIHICTRCSEMGLLRDRIRILEQQLDDLALIRESEEVIEGSYREVVTPKPRERDMWVTLRKGKGQRQERVSTPMSVHLANKYSCLSTDGGDSLPRGSDSGRVSSTETGPVAPKAREKKRAIVIGDSIVRGSDRRFCGRSRETRMVDCLPGAKVSDVSQRIQDILKSEGEEPEVVVHIGTSDIGKKREEVLKGGFRELGGELRKRTKKVTISGLLPVPRDSESRNGARWRINAWLKDWCRGQGFKFLDHWDFFWGRWDLYRKDGLHLNPRGTNILAGKFAKAAGETLN; translated from the coding sequence atgacagtcagagcagtatactgttctggatgtcagatgtgggaggtcatggtgtcggatggccctccagacatccacatctgcaccaggtgcagcgagatggggctcctaagggaccgtattaggatcctggagcagcagctcgatgacctcgctctgatcagggagagtgaggaggtcatagaggggagttatagagaggtggtcactccaaaaccacgggagagagacatgtgggtcacgttaaggaaaggcaaggggcagaggcaggaacgagtgagtactccaatgtcggtacacctcgcaaataagtactcctgtttgagtacggatgggggtgacagcctacccaggggtagtgacagcggacgggtctccagcacagagaccggccctgttgctccaaaagctagggaaaaaaagagggcaatagtaattggggattctattgttagggggtcggataggcgattctgtggacgcagtcgggagaccaggatggtggactgcctccctggtgccaaggtctcggacgtgtctcaacgcatccaagatatccttaaatcagagggagaggagcctgaggtcgtggtacatataggtaccagtgacataggaaaaaaaagggaagaggtcctgaagggaggatttagggagttgggaggagagttaagaaaaaggaccaaaaaggtaacaatctcaggattactgcctgtgccacgcgacagtgagagtaggaatggagcgaggtggaggataaatgcgtggctgaaagactggtgcagagggcagggattcaagttcctggatcattgggacttcttttggggaaggtgggacctgtacagaaaggatgggttgcacttgaacccgagggggaccaatatcctagcggggaaatttgcaaaggcagctggggagactttaaactag
- the LOC129697998 gene encoding uncharacterized protein LOC129697998 isoform X1, translated as MGSTRTQEEKGKKGNKQRIRDGGFLKCAYFNARSIVRKVDELRVWIDTWKYDVVAISETWLQEGCDWKLNIPGFRCFRCDRIGGARGGGVALLVREDITAVLWQDRLEGSSREAIWVELRSGKGVATLIGVYYRPPNGERELEEQICKEIAEISSKHKVVIVGDFNFPHIDWETHSVNGLDGLEFVKCVQDSFLQQYIEVPTRGGAVLDLLLGNETGQVAEVCVGEHFGSSDHNTISFNITMERVRTGPRVEIFDWRKANFDAMRDDLKGVNWDILFYGKDVEEKWRTFKGEILRVQNLYVPVRLKGNSKNWKEPWFSREIGYLVRKKRGRSTIIIGSMK; from the coding sequence atgggaagcactcggacgcaagaggagaaaggaaaaaaaggaaataaacagagaataagggacgggggttttcttaaatgtgcatattttaatgctaggagcattgtaagaaaggtggatgagcttagagtctggatagacacctggaagtatgatgttgtggcgatcagtgaaacgtggttgcaggagggctgtgattggaaactaaatattccaggatttcgttgcttcaggtgtgatagaattggaggggcaagaggtggaggtgttgcattgctagtcagggaagatattacagcagtgctttggcaggatagattggagggctcatctagggaggctatttgggtggaattgagaagtgggaaaggtgtagcaacacttataggggtgtattatagaccgccaaacggggaacgagaactggaagagcaaatatgtaaggagatagcagagattagtagtaagcacaaggtagtgattgtgggagatttcaactttccacacatagactgggaaacacattctgtaaatgggctggatgggttggagtttgtaaaatgtgtgcaggatagttttttgcagcaatacatagaggtacctactagaggaggggcagtgctggacctcctgttaggaaatgagactggacaggtggcggaggtatgcgttggggagcacttcgggtccagtgatcacaataccattagtttcaatataactatggagagggtcagaactggacctagggttgagatttttgattggagaaaggctaactttgatgcgatgcgagatgatttaaaaggagtgaactgggacattttgttttatgggaaagatgtagaagagaaatggaggacatttaaaggtgaaattttaagagtacagaatctttatgttcctgttcggttgaaaggaaacagtaaaaattggaaagagccctggttttcaagggaaattggatatcttgttcggaaaaagagagggagatctacaataattataggcagcatgaagtaa